A window from uncultured Desulfobacter sp. encodes these proteins:
- the wtpA gene encoding tungstate ABC transporter substrate-binding protein WtpA, with product MKNHLWYLIPILASFLILPGLCMAAPSGKLTIYHAGSLSVPFDAIEKAFEAKYPGVDVVREAGGSTKMARLISDKGQKADIMASADFKVIDSNLIPSLADWNIRFASNQLVLCYTDSSRYAQEITSDNWYEILLKKDVVWGHSDPNLDPCGYRSLMVLQLAEKFYDKPGLNQQLIDNRPEKNVVPKAKELVKLLKDGHMDYAWEYLSVASQHGLKYITLNDHINLGNYKYDGFYKLAQVDVAGKKPGTVITKTGQSCTYGITMIKNAPNPEAAEAFLAFLLSPENGLKILKEMGQPPFIPTWVPDQEMAQKLPQAISGLVEVKN from the coding sequence ATGAAAAACCATTTATGGTATCTTATCCCTATCCTTGCGTCTTTTTTAATTTTACCCGGACTCTGTATGGCCGCACCCTCGGGGAAGTTGACCATATATCATGCCGGCAGCCTGAGCGTTCCTTTCGACGCAATTGAAAAAGCCTTTGAAGCAAAATACCCTGGGGTGGACGTCGTGCGTGAAGCCGGCGGTTCCACCAAAATGGCCCGGCTGATTTCCGACAAAGGCCAAAAGGCTGATATCATGGCATCTGCCGATTTCAAAGTCATTGACAGCAATCTTATCCCGAGTTTGGCCGACTGGAATATCCGGTTTGCCAGCAACCAGCTGGTCCTTTGCTATACGGACAGCAGCCGTTATGCCCAGGAAATTACCAGCGATAACTGGTATGAAATTCTGTTGAAAAAAGATGTGGTATGGGGCCACTCAGATCCCAATCTCGACCCTTGCGGGTACCGCAGCCTCATGGTGCTGCAGCTGGCCGAAAAATTTTACGACAAACCGGGACTCAACCAACAGCTGATTGACAACCGCCCGGAAAAAAATGTCGTGCCCAAGGCCAAGGAACTTGTGAAGCTGCTTAAGGACGGCCACATGGACTATGCATGGGAATACCTGTCCGTGGCCAGCCAGCACGGCCTGAAATATATTACGCTGAACGATCATATTAACCTGGGCAACTACAAATACGACGGATTCTATAAACTTGCACAGGTCGACGTCGCCGGGAAAAAGCCGGGGACCGTGATCACCAAGACCGGGCAATCTTGCACCTACGGCATCACCATGATTAAAAATGCACCCAATCCGGAGGCGGCTGAAGCCTTTCTGGCCTTTCTGCTCTCCCCGGAAAACGGGTTAAAAATCCTCAAAGAGATGGGCCAGCCCCCATTTATTCCAACATGGGTCCCCGACCAAGAGATGGCCCAAAAACTGCCCCAGGCCATTTCAGGGCTTGTTGAGGTAAAAAACTGA
- a CDS encoding iron-sulfur cluster assembly scaffold protein, which translates to MRVSNLDAFLDKLQEEIFDEAKQALGEKGFDRWRNPKHNGRMENPDGWARVTGECGDTMEIYLRFKENRVADASYFTDGCASSMVSGSFGAELTLGKTPEELTDITADDVLAAIGRLPEDDLHCTTLAARTIQAALDNYMGSMVKNS; encoded by the coding sequence ATGAGAGTGAGCAATCTTGACGCATTTCTGGACAAGCTCCAGGAGGAAATATTTGATGAGGCAAAACAGGCCCTGGGCGAAAAGGGCTTTGACCGGTGGCGAAACCCCAAACATAACGGTCGGATGGAAAATCCTGACGGATGGGCCCGGGTAACCGGAGAGTGTGGGGATACCATGGAAATATATCTTAGGTTCAAGGAAAATCGGGTGGCCGACGCCTCTTATTTTACCGACGGATGCGCCTCTTCCATGGTCAGCGGGTCCTTTGGCGCGGAACTGACCCTGGGCAAAACCCCGGAGGAATTGACTGATATTACCGCAGACGATGTGCTTGCCGCCATCGGCCGGCTACCCGAAGATGATCTTCACTGCACTACCCTGGCCGCCCGCACCATCCAGGCCGCCCTGGACAACTATATGGGCTCCATGGTGAAAAATAGTTAA
- a CDS encoding CBS domain-containing protein: MKTAKDIMEKEVISITPETDISQAVELLLKNHINGVPVVDQDGVLKGILCQSDLIFQQKTISLPPILTFLDGIIPLSSSKKLENEMKKIAAGTVAQAMAPDPVTVTPDTPVSDIAAMMVERHFHTIPVVEDGKVIGVVGKEDVLRTLIKS; the protein is encoded by the coding sequence ATGAAAACAGCTAAAGATATCATGGAAAAAGAAGTCATCTCAATAACCCCGGAGACAGACATCTCCCAAGCCGTAGAACTTTTATTAAAAAATCATATCAATGGGGTACCCGTGGTGGACCAGGACGGCGTCCTCAAAGGTATTCTGTGTCAGAGTGATCTTATTTTTCAGCAGAAAACCATTTCTTTGCCTCCGATCCTTACCTTTCTGGACGGTATTATTCCCCTGTCGTCATCCAAGAAACTGGAAAATGAAATGAAAAAAATCGCAGCCGGCACCGTGGCCCAGGCCATGGCCCCGGATCCTGTCACCGTTACGCCGGATACGCCGGTCAGTGACATCGCAGCCATGATGGTTGAACGGCATTTTCACACCATTCCCGTGGTTGAGGACGGTAAGGTGATTGGTGTTGTGGGCAAAGAAGACGTGCTGAGGACATTGATTAAATCATAG
- the ppsA gene encoding phosphoenolpyruvate synthase, with protein sequence MGKNTHKDQKPFVAWFNDLSIDDVPLVGGKNASLGEMYRNLSPKGVSIPNGFAVTAHAYTYLLEKSRAMDKIREILSDLDTHDMDNLQERGARVRNLIRSLEFPDELYKEIAKAYVKLEGEYGKNVDVAVRSSATAEDLPDASFAGQQDTYLNIRGVEDLVDACHRCFASLFTNRAISYREDKGFDHFSIALSIAVQKMVRSDLASSGVMFSIDTESGFRDAVFITGAYGLGENVVQGAVNPDEWYVFKPSLKKGFKPIIMKKTGGKAIKMIYTTDAKQPTKNVAVPDEDRRRLVLKDEEVLELGKMACTIEDHYSKKAGYLKPMDIEWAKDGETGKLFIVQARPETVHTLKDKAVLKEFHLKEKGEVVCTGQSVGELIGQGGVNVIKSAQMISRFEKGQVLVTDMTDPDWEPVMKIAGAIVTNRGGRTCHAAIVSRELGIPCIVGAGNATTRMQTGQDVTVDCSQGSVGYVYEGLLPYEINETNLETLPKTKTKIMLNLASPEQAFEKSFIPNHGVGLAREEFIINSYIKIHPLALLRYEELGDEILKRAIADMTIGYTDKSDYFVDKLAEGVGMLAAAFYPDPVIVRLSDFKSNEYANLIGGTQFEPDEENPMIGWRGASRYYAKEYKEAFGLECKAMLKIRNEMGLDNVQVMIPFCRTLDEARQVIDTMAEFGLHQGEDGFKVICMCEIPSNVILAEEYLEIFDGFSIGTNDLTQLLLGVDRDSSLVSHVYDERNPAVKKMVRQVIEIAVKKGKYIGICGQAPSDYLEFAEFVVECGIETMSLNPDTVIKTTLAVAELEKKLGI encoded by the coding sequence ATGGGCAAAAATACACACAAGGACCAGAAGCCGTTCGTGGCCTGGTTCAATGATTTGAGTATTGACGATGTGCCCCTGGTGGGTGGAAAGAATGCCAGCCTGGGCGAGATGTACCGCAATTTGAGCCCCAAGGGGGTGAGTATTCCAAATGGATTCGCGGTCACCGCCCATGCCTATACCTATCTTTTGGAAAAATCCAGGGCCATGGACAAAATTCGGGAAATATTGTCCGACCTGGATACCCATGACATGGACAACCTCCAGGAGCGCGGGGCCAGGGTCAGAAATCTGATCCGCAGCCTGGAATTTCCTGATGAGCTGTACAAGGAAATAGCCAAAGCCTATGTCAAGCTGGAAGGGGAATACGGCAAGAACGTGGACGTGGCCGTTCGTTCTTCGGCAACGGCCGAGGATCTGCCGGATGCAAGTTTTGCAGGCCAGCAGGATACCTACCTGAATATCCGCGGCGTGGAGGATCTGGTGGACGCCTGCCATCGCTGTTTTGCCTCCCTGTTCACCAACCGGGCCATATCCTACCGCGAAGACAAGGGCTTTGACCATTTTTCCATTGCCTTGTCCATTGCCGTACAAAAGATGGTGAGAAGTGACCTGGCCTCAAGTGGGGTTATGTTTAGTATAGATACGGAATCGGGGTTTCGGGATGCCGTGTTCATCACCGGTGCCTACGGTCTGGGAGAAAATGTAGTCCAGGGCGCGGTGAATCCCGATGAATGGTATGTGTTTAAACCCTCGCTCAAGAAGGGGTTTAAGCCCATCATCATGAAAAAGACCGGCGGTAAGGCCATCAAGATGATCTACACCACGGATGCCAAACAGCCCACTAAAAATGTGGCCGTGCCCGACGAGGACCGCCGCCGTCTGGTGCTCAAGGATGAGGAGGTGCTGGAATTGGGCAAGATGGCCTGCACCATTGAAGATCACTATTCCAAAAAGGCCGGATATCTCAAACCCATGGATATCGAATGGGCCAAGGACGGCGAAACCGGCAAACTGTTTATTGTCCAGGCCCGGCCCGAGACGGTACATACGTTGAAAGATAAGGCCGTTCTCAAGGAATTTCATCTCAAGGAAAAGGGCGAGGTGGTGTGCACCGGCCAGTCCGTGGGTGAACTGATCGGCCAGGGCGGGGTTAATGTGATCAAGTCCGCACAGATGATTTCCCGGTTTGAAAAAGGCCAGGTGCTGGTGACGGATATGACGGATCCGGACTGGGAACCGGTGATGAAGATCGCCGGGGCCATTGTCACCAACCGGGGCGGGCGCACCTGTCACGCCGCCATTGTCAGCCGTGAGCTGGGCATCCCGTGTATTGTGGGGGCCGGTAACGCCACCACCCGGATGCAGACCGGACAGGACGTGACCGTGGACTGCTCCCAGGGCAGTGTGGGGTATGTGTACGAGGGGCTTTTACCCTATGAGATCAACGAGACGAACCTGGAGACCCTGCCCAAAACCAAAACCAAGATCATGTTGAACCTGGCCAGTCCCGAGCAGGCCTTTGAAAAGAGTTTTATTCCCAACCATGGGGTTGGCCTGGCCCGGGAGGAATTTATCATCAATTCCTATATTAAGATCCATCCCCTGGCACTTTTGAGATATGAGGAGCTGGGTGACGAGATTTTGAAACGGGCCATCGCAGACATGACCATCGGCTACACCGACAAGAGCGACTATTTTGTGGACAAGCTGGCCGAGGGCGTGGGCATGCTGGCGGCCGCCTTTTATCCCGATCCGGTCATTGTCCGGCTTTCGGACTTCAAGAGCAACGAGTACGCCAATCTCATCGGCGGCACCCAGTTTGAGCCGGACGAAGAAAATCCCATGATCGGCTGGCGAGGGGCCTCGCGATACTACGCCAAGGAGTACAAAGAGGCCTTTGGTCTGGAATGCAAAGCCATGCTCAAGATCAGAAACGAGATGGGGCTTGATAATGTCCAGGTCATGATTCCTTTTTGCCGCACACTGGACGAGGCCCGTCAGGTGATTGATACCATGGCCGAATTCGGTCTGCACCAGGGAGAAGATGGGTTCAAGGTGATCTGCATGTGCGAGATTCCGTCCAACGTCATTTTGGCAGAAGAGTACCTGGAAATTTTCGACGGCTTTTCCATCGGCACCAATGACCTGACACAATTATTACTGGGTGTGGACCGGGATTCCTCCCTGGTCTCCCATGTGTATGACGAGCGCAATCCGGCGGTTAAGAAGATGGTCCGCCAGGTGATTGAAATCGCCGTAAAAAAAGGAAAGTACATCGGGATCTGCGGCCAGGCCCCCAGCGATTATCTGGAGTTTGCGGAATTTGTGGTGGAATGCGGCATTGAGACCATGTCCCTGAATCCGGACACGGTAATCAAGACCACCCTTGCCGTGGCAGAACTGGAAAAGAAACTGGGGATTTAA
- a CDS encoding methyl-accepting chemotaxis protein, giving the protein MRIRTKMFLVFGCSVFFIVSILSVGLYLFIQSKIKIMLDGELTNTISAVKESMGGLENIAIKNYLRAITEKDKDVVAYLYGQFEKGEISKEALKQKISEIVLSKKIGATGYVAGVSSKGILTIHPKAEGVDISKASFWPKVQALLENETKSGYLEYDWKNPNEDQPRKKAGYITYFEPLDLILWASSYKSEFSQLLKSEDMHDAILAMKIGDDGYPYVFNYKGDMIIHPYLEGKNVYAVKSEDGQHIIQTMIREKKGTLEYDWKDPDGKVRKKILSYDNIPDKELIVALGVYKEKQYCLLCTIRNVLIVTFCISMAIIIFLVLFFSNRLTKPIIEGVEFSKRMSEGDFTGKLKITQEDETGQLADALNHMTENIGKIFKQLQNSIEDLLSSSEELSGISQKMSENSTQMTGSSDSLSLAANEMNTNLATVSEASDSVMENINSVASATEQMSGTINKIAERSETARSISEKAVTYANEASDLVDALGKTAYEINNVTETIEDISKQTNLLALNATIEAARAGEAGKGFSVVANEIKDLAGQTSEATEEIQNQIGKVQDATAETVAKIKEISGIIQNVNEIVSDIAVAVEEQSSTTGEIAENMNRTSSKMQEVNDNVTRNAQFSEQMSEQIAGVHNVASEMEQISSAIGENSGSFRQLAQEVKSMLSKFRL; this is encoded by the coding sequence ATGAGAATTAGAACGAAAATGTTCCTGGTCTTTGGATGCTCCGTTTTTTTCATTGTATCCATACTTTCCGTGGGCCTTTATCTTTTTATCCAAAGCAAAATAAAAATAATGCTTGACGGTGAGCTGACCAACACCATTTCCGCTGTTAAGGAGAGCATGGGAGGCCTTGAGAACATTGCCATCAAAAATTATCTTCGGGCCATCACAGAAAAAGATAAAGATGTGGTCGCCTATCTGTACGGACAGTTCGAAAAAGGCGAAATTTCCAAAGAGGCGCTCAAGCAAAAAATTTCAGAAATCGTTTTAAGCAAAAAAATCGGCGCCACCGGATACGTTGCCGGTGTTTCCAGTAAGGGCATCCTGACGATTCACCCCAAAGCCGAGGGTGTCGATATCAGCAAAGCCTCATTCTGGCCCAAAGTGCAGGCCCTGCTGGAAAACGAAACCAAGTCAGGATATCTTGAATACGACTGGAAGAACCCCAATGAAGACCAGCCCAGGAAAAAAGCCGGCTACATCACTTATTTTGAGCCTTTGGATCTTATCCTCTGGGCGTCATCCTACAAGTCGGAATTCTCCCAGCTTCTTAAATCCGAAGATATGCATGATGCCATCCTTGCCATGAAAATCGGTGATGACGGGTATCCGTATGTATTCAACTATAAAGGGGACATGATTATCCATCCCTATCTTGAAGGCAAAAATGTTTACGCGGTCAAAAGTGAAGACGGCCAGCATATTATTCAAACCATGATTAGGGAAAAAAAAGGCACATTGGAGTATGACTGGAAGGACCCTGATGGAAAGGTGCGCAAAAAAATACTGTCATACGATAATATCCCGGATAAAGAACTGATTGTGGCCTTGGGCGTCTATAAAGAGAAACAGTATTGTCTATTATGCACCATCAGAAACGTTTTGATTGTCACTTTTTGTATCAGTATGGCCATTATTATCTTCTTGGTCCTGTTTTTCAGCAACAGACTCACAAAACCCATTATCGAAGGCGTTGAATTTTCAAAAAGGATGTCTGAGGGGGATTTCACGGGAAAATTGAAAATCACCCAGGAAGATGAAACCGGGCAGTTGGCAGATGCATTAAATCATATGACCGAAAATATAGGAAAAATTTTCAAGCAGCTTCAAAACAGCATTGAAGATCTGTTATCATCCTCGGAAGAGCTGTCCGGGATCTCCCAGAAAATGTCCGAGAATTCCACCCAGATGACCGGCAGTTCCGATTCTCTCTCCCTGGCGGCCAATGAAATGAATACCAATCTTGCCACGGTCTCCGAAGCCAGCGACAGTGTCATGGAAAATATTAATTCAGTGGCGTCGGCCACAGAGCAGATGTCCGGCACGATAAATAAAATTGCCGAACGGTCTGAAACCGCAAGATCCATATCAGAGAAAGCTGTCACCTACGCCAATGAGGCGTCCGATCTTGTGGATGCCCTTGGCAAGACCGCCTATGAAATTAATAATGTGACGGAAACCATAGAGGACATCTCCAAACAGACCAACCTGCTGGCCTTGAATGCAACCATTGAAGCGGCAAGGGCCGGAGAGGCCGGCAAGGGATTTTCGGTGGTTGCAAACGAAATTAAAGATCTGGCCGGCCAGACATCTGAGGCCACAGAAGAGATTCAGAACCAAATCGGCAAAGTTCAAGACGCCACGGCCGAAACCGTTGCAAAGATAAAAGAGATCTCAGGCATCATTCAAAATGTCAATGAGATCGTATCCGACATTGCGGTTGCCGTGGAGGAACAATCCTCAACCACCGGAGAAATTGCTGAAAATATGAACCGGACATCGTCAAAGATGCAGGAGGTCAATGACAACGTGACGAGAAACGCTCAATTTTCAGAACAAATGTCCGAACAAATTGCAGGCGTTCATAATGTGGCATCGGAGATGGAGCAGATCAGTTCGGCCATTGGCGAAAATTCCGGTTCATTTAGACAACTTGCCCAGGAGGTAAAATCCATGTTGTCTAAATTTCGTCTGTGA